Proteins encoded together in one Porites lutea chromosome 2, jaPorLute2.1, whole genome shotgun sequence window:
- the LOC140927978 gene encoding serine/threonine-protein kinase Nek11-like → MPLPTKIPRGGKARSQHTGRVFANRYRVEKRLGSGSFGTVFLVEDTMSKGEWKVLKEIFVGELQPDETVDAMREAKLLSTLNHPNIVKFFDSFIDGESFCIVTEYCEGGDLDDKIKAWKKAGKSFDESLILAWFIQLVLAVKFMHEKKILHRDLKTRNIFLKNNFIKLGDLGISRILMGTSDIATTFTGTPYYMSPEVLKHEGYKYKSDIWSMGVVLYELCSLQHAFQGESLMSVMYRIVEGEPPKLPEKYSEQLQDLYKRMLDKNPANRPSASEVLRNDYVAENLAKIKCRIEQSNKESKIGESYERRGGSSLYQEPEAGRPLTPMDKMKLRKQQRADEEAERIRRYTALHSAENQAQYSSHKKKQNQVSLPWVEEHPDVFNDAAFTITAADKLEPSSPITVSVPMSSDNNYDQLCSASEDSLALTNVTEIPDDADLAETFYSQFEDEFENDDSENEVEPDEDDLSALMGQMQDALDQTSSADDTFAEAEFSNPSELTDSLRHQRIQALRTECERLLGVEAFHRVYSYLKKARFGDEISNEDSILDGLAKIVDKPGDCFLVDQLLFMEKQAEIASMT, encoded by the exons GAAAGTTTTAAAGGAAATCTTTGTTGGCGAACTGCAACCAGATGAAACAGTTGATGCAATGAGAGAAGCTAAGTTGTTGTCCACG CTAAATCACCCTAACATTGTCAAGTTCTTTGATAGTTTCATTGATGGAGAATCATTTTGTATAGTTACTGAGTATTGTGAG GGTGGTGATTTGGATGACAAAATCAAGGCTTGGAAGAAAGCTGGCAAGAGTTTTGATGAATCACTGATTTTGGCTTGGTTTATTCAATTGGTTTTAGCTGTTAAGTTCATGCATGAAAA gaAAATCTTACATAGAGACTTAAAGACAAG gaacatttttttaaagaataatttCATAAAATTAG GTGATCTGGGTATCTCCAGGATTCTCATGGGTACATCAGATATTGCCACTACATTCACTGGTACTCCATACTACATGAGTCCTgaagttttaaaacatgaaggATATAAATACAAGTCTGACATCTG GTCTATGGGTGTGGTGTTGTATGAACTATGTAGTCTCCAACATGCCTTTCAGGGTGAG AGTTTAATGAGTGTGATGTATAGAATTGTGGAAGGAGAGCCACCTAAACTACCTGAAAAATACAGTGAACAGCTACAGGATTTGTACAAGAG GATGTTAGATAAAAACCCAGCCAATCGACCAAGTGCAAGTGAAGTTCTTAGAAATGACTATGTTGCAGAGAATTTAGCG AAAATAAAATGTCGAATAGAACA GTCAAATAAGGAGAGTAAAATAGGAGAGTCCTATGAGCGTCGAGGAGGCAGCAGCTTGTATCAAGAACCAGAAGCGGGCAGGCCTCTTACACCAAT GGATAAAATGAAATTGAGAAAGCAGCAAAGAGCTGATGAAGAAGCTGAAAGAATAAG GAGGTATACAGCTCTCCATTCAGCTGAAAACCAAGCACAGTACAGTTCACATAAGAAAAAGCAG AACCAGGTGTCATTACCATGGGTTGAGGAGCATCCCGATGTGTTTAATGATGCTGCATTCACTATCACAGCTGCAGACAAACTTGAACCTTCTTCACCCATAACAGTTTCGGTACCAATGTCAAGTGACAACAACTATGACCAGCTCTGTTCTGCAA GTGAAGATTCTTTGGCTTTAACGAATGTGACAGAAATTCCTGATGATGCAGACTTAGCAGAAACATTTTATTCCCAGTTTGAAGATGAGTTTGAAAATgatgacagtgaaaacgaagtTGAGCCGGATGAAGATGATTTGAGTGCACTAATGGGACAAATGCAGGATGCATTGGATCAGACATCATCTGCTGATGATACATTTGCTGAAGCTGAATTTTCAAACCCGAGTGAACTTACAGACTCATTGAGACATCAGAGAATTCAAGCCTTACGGAC CGAGTGTGAACGACTGCTTGGTGTTGAAGCGTTTCATCGGGTGTACTCTTACCTGAAAAAAGCTCGCTTTGGAGACGAGATTAGCAATGAAGATTCAATTCTGGATGGCCTGGCAAAAATTGTAGATAAACCAGGAGACTGCTTCTTAGTGGACCAACTTCTATTTATGGAAAAACAGGCTGAAATTGCCTCAATGACGTAA
- the LOC140927977 gene encoding uncharacterized protein, whose translation MLNMVSEYSWPVSKTLEELLSCERFDKSAIIQRDLSLSQAFCLLWQNDKTGDVAGRQRPTAMSHTACAAVLLDLHVLEKVDFEKEIKQWMDRRRQVISVQVKDATMTSSYLDKALFSDIVKYHNNSMGRKKTTVEWIIQGSHERENSATAVLDSLVRRGILGRESMLFGRKYPTLNSDPEKKLIDEIREVVLKNQPADSFTWTLLKLVYEADCCSSKKARVLSRYFSADEFQGAQEVIKALVTVPVEDSLIASPDAESLESFELKVVE comes from the exons aTGTTAAACATGGTGTCCGAGTATTCGTGGCCCGTTTCAAAAACTTTGGAGGAATTACTCTCATGTGAGAGGTTTGATAAGTCCGCCATTATACAGAGAGATTTAAGTTTATCTCAAGCGTTCTGTTTGTTGTGGCAAAATGACAAAACGGGAGATGTTGCTGGAAGGCAAAGACCGACCGCCATGTCACACACCGCCTGTGCTGCTGTTCTGTTGGATTTGCATGTGCTGGAAAAGGTTGATTTCGAGAAGGAAATCAAACAGTGGATGGACAGAAGAAGACAAGTTATTTCCGTACAA GTTAAAGATGCCACAATGACAAGTTCGTACTTGGACAAAGCACTTTTTTCAGACATTGTCAAATACCATAATAATAGTATGGGACGGAAAAAAACAACTGTTGAATGGATTATTCAAGGATCTCATGAAAGAGAAAACTCAGCAACTGCAGTCTTGGACAGCCTAGTGCGGCGGGGGATCCTTGGTAGGGAATCAATGCTTTTTGGAAGGAAATATCCAACACTTAATTCTG ATCCTGAAAAAAAGCTCATAGATGAAATAAGAGAGGTTGTTCTCAAAAATCAACCTGCAGATTCCTTTACTTGGACTCTTCTCAAGCTGGTATATGAAGCAGACTGTTGTTCCAGTAAGAAAGCACGTGTCCTTAGCAGATATTTTTCAGCTGACGAATTTCAAGGGGCACAAGAAGTAATCAAGGCTCTTGTTACTGTACCTGTTGAGGACAGCTTGATTGCAAGTCCTGATGCAGAAAGTCTTGAGTCATTTGAACTTAAAGTAGTCGAATAG